One window from the genome of Myxococcus virescens encodes:
- a CDS encoding RidA family protein — MRRMARKAIHSDQAPKAIGPYSQAVQVDAGKMTFLSGQIPLDPATMEMVQGDVVVQAERVMENLKAVLAASGLDFSHVVRCTIFLTDLGDFARVNEVYGRYFTGAPPARATVQVSALPRGSKVEIDAIAVS, encoded by the coding sequence GTGCGCCGCATGGCTCGCAAGGCAATCCACTCCGACCAGGCCCCCAAGGCCATTGGCCCGTATTCCCAGGCGGTGCAGGTGGACGCCGGGAAGATGACCTTCCTCTCCGGCCAGATTCCGCTCGACCCCGCCACCATGGAGATGGTGCAGGGCGACGTCGTCGTGCAGGCGGAGCGGGTGATGGAGAATCTGAAGGCCGTGCTCGCCGCCAGCGGGCTGGACTTCTCCCACGTCGTGCGCTGCACCATCTTCCTCACCGATCTGGGCGACTTCGCCCGGGTGAACGAAGTCTATGGCCGCTACTTCACCGGCGCGCCGCCGGCCCGCGCCACCGTGCAGGTGTCCGCGCTGCCGCGTGGCTCCAAGGTGGAGATTGACGCCATCGCCGTCTCCTGA
- a CDS encoding RelA/SpoT family protein: MIRLNDILQRVSQYHPDPDLDIIKKAYVYSAKVHQGQLRKSGEPYLVHPLEVAGILGELKLDEASIVTGLLHDTIEDTLATEEELTELFGSEVAHLVDGVTKLSKFSASASLSQEEKQAENFRKMIIAMAQDIRVILVKLADRTHNMRTLDHMSEEKQARIAQETLDIYAPLANRLGISWIKTELEDLSFRYVKPQEFFALQAKLNKRKKEREKYIEDTCDVIRSKLAERGLKGEVSGRFKHVYSIYKKIKSQGIDFDQIHDIIAFRIIAPTAPSCYEALGLVHEMWKPVPGRFKDFIAIPKPNMYQSLHTTIIGPLSERVEVQIRTLEMHKIAEEGIAAHWKYKEGKAVISKDDEKFAWLRQLMEWQQDLKDPKEFLETVKVDLFTDEVFVFTPKGDVRSLPRGATPVDFAYAIHSDVGNRCVGAKVNGKIVPLRYKMKNGDTVEVLTSPQQHPSKDWLTFVKTSRAQQRIRGFIKQQQREKSLQLGRELADRELKRFQLNFNRLVKSGEMKKAAVDLGFRVEDDMLVAIGYGKVTPQQLSHRLVPQEKLNAAEAGGRGDANPAAATTSGGTGNSVLPGLSRVTDLAKRLVGRSNRSGVQIGGVDDVLVRFGRCCNPVPGDPIAGFITRGRGVTVHTVGCEKALATDPERRVDVSWDVRGDFKRPVTLRVLTADRPGLLADITNTFSKKGVNISQANCRATGDDRAVNTFEVIISDLKQLTDLMRTIERLQGVYSVERI; encoded by the coding sequence ATGATTCGCCTGAACGACATCCTCCAACGGGTTTCCCAGTACCACCCCGACCCCGACCTGGACATCATCAAGAAGGCCTACGTCTATTCGGCCAAGGTCCATCAGGGTCAACTCCGGAAGTCAGGCGAGCCCTACCTCGTCCATCCGCTCGAGGTCGCCGGCATCCTGGGCGAGCTCAAGCTGGACGAGGCGTCCATCGTCACCGGACTCCTTCACGACACCATTGAGGACACGCTGGCCACCGAGGAGGAGCTGACGGAGCTCTTCGGTTCGGAAGTGGCCCACCTGGTAGACGGCGTCACCAAGCTGTCCAAGTTCTCCGCATCCGCCAGCCTGTCGCAGGAGGAGAAGCAGGCGGAGAACTTCCGGAAGATGATCATCGCGATGGCGCAGGACATCCGCGTCATCCTGGTGAAGCTGGCGGACCGCACGCACAACATGCGGACGTTGGACCACATGTCGGAGGAGAAGCAGGCCCGCATCGCGCAGGAGACGCTCGACATCTACGCGCCGCTGGCCAACCGGCTGGGCATTTCGTGGATCAAGACGGAGCTGGAGGACCTGAGCTTCCGCTACGTCAAACCGCAGGAGTTCTTCGCGCTCCAGGCGAAGCTGAACAAGCGCAAGAAGGAGCGGGAGAAGTACATCGAGGACACGTGCGACGTCATCCGCTCCAAGCTGGCCGAGCGCGGGCTGAAGGGCGAGGTGAGCGGCCGCTTCAAGCACGTCTACAGCATCTACAAGAAGATCAAGTCACAGGGCATCGACTTCGATCAGATCCACGACATCATCGCCTTTCGCATCATCGCGCCCACCGCGCCCTCCTGTTACGAGGCGCTGGGGCTCGTGCACGAGATGTGGAAGCCGGTGCCGGGGCGCTTCAAGGACTTCATCGCGATTCCGAAGCCCAACATGTACCAGTCGCTGCACACGACCATCATCGGTCCGCTCAGCGAGCGCGTGGAGGTGCAGATCCGCACCTTGGAGATGCACAAGATCGCCGAGGAAGGCATCGCCGCGCACTGGAAGTACAAGGAGGGCAAGGCCGTCATCTCCAAGGATGACGAGAAGTTCGCCTGGCTGCGGCAGCTGATGGAGTGGCAGCAGGACCTGAAGGACCCGAAGGAGTTCCTGGAGACGGTGAAGGTGGACCTCTTCACCGATGAGGTCTTCGTCTTCACGCCCAAGGGCGACGTGCGCTCGCTGCCTCGCGGCGCCACGCCGGTGGACTTCGCCTACGCCATCCATTCGGACGTGGGCAACCGGTGCGTGGGCGCCAAGGTGAACGGGAAGATCGTCCCGCTCCGCTACAAGATGAAGAACGGGGACACGGTGGAGGTGCTCACCAGCCCCCAGCAGCACCCGTCCAAGGACTGGCTCACCTTCGTCAAGACGAGCCGGGCGCAGCAGCGCATCCGCGGCTTCATCAAGCAGCAGCAGCGCGAGAAGAGCCTCCAACTGGGGCGCGAGCTGGCGGACCGCGAGCTCAAGCGCTTCCAGCTCAACTTCAACCGGTTGGTCAAGTCCGGCGAGATGAAGAAGGCCGCCGTGGACCTGGGCTTCCGCGTGGAAGACGACATGCTGGTGGCCATTGGCTACGGCAAGGTGACGCCGCAGCAGCTGTCGCACCGGCTCGTTCCCCAGGAGAAGCTCAACGCCGCGGAGGCCGGGGGGCGTGGGGACGCCAACCCCGCCGCCGCGACAACCTCGGGTGGAACCGGCAACTCGGTGCTGCCGGGCCTGTCCCGGGTCACCGACCTGGCGAAGCGGCTGGTGGGCCGCAGCAACCGCAGCGGCGTGCAGATTGGCGGCGTGGACGATGTCCTCGTGCGCTTCGGGCGGTGTTGCAACCCCGTCCCCGGAGATCCCATCGCGGGCTTCATCACCCGGGGGCGGGGCGTCACGGTGCACACGGTCGGCTGTGAAAAGGCACTGGCCACGGACCCCGAGCGGCGCGTGGACGTGTCGTGGGACGTCCGGGGCGACTTCAAGCGCCCCGTCACCCTGCGCGTCCTCACCGCGGACCGGCCGGGCCTGCTGGCGGACATCACCAACACCTTCTCCAAGAAGGGCGTCAACATCTCCCAGGCCAACTGCCGGGCCACCGGAGATGACCGGGCGGTGAACACTTTCGAGGTCATCATCTCCGACCTCAAGCAGCTCACCGACCTGATGCGAACCATCGAGCGGCTCCAGGGCGTCTACTCGGTCGAGCGCATCTAA
- a CDS encoding FHA domain-containing protein, with translation MSQLLLSSLAVVCPNCDGYNSPRSAACVLCGQALGEPAAAPRPAATKPPLAVPRPGTPPGSRPVAVSNFPGGKVAEPVIPPAPSAIPPGLRPSARTPPPTAAGLTVERPQQRTPTAPPGIMARTGGASGPATTRPPPPVPDSAMPSRAGVATTAPRPAPPAASRFGLAVIAGSARGQRYKLPVTGCVVGRQRGAILFADDAFVSPLHATFLVKDGALYVRDESSASGVFVTVGGTEALTPRTHFSAGQRLFRFTGRLEPQPPVTGRPAIYGAPVPLGQAVYGVEEMLVGGRAGRAVVTAAPLLTIGLAHCDLSFPGDEGLAGRHCELSPTPTGALLRDLSGGLGTYVRLASGVERPLRPGDRVRLGQHVLQVETLG, from the coding sequence ATGTCACAGCTCCTGCTGTCCTCCCTCGCCGTGGTCTGCCCGAACTGTGACGGGTACAACTCGCCTCGCTCGGCTGCATGTGTGCTCTGCGGCCAGGCGCTGGGCGAGCCCGCTGCCGCGCCCCGCCCCGCCGCCACGAAGCCGCCCCTCGCCGTCCCCCGGCCTGGTACGCCGCCCGGCAGCCGGCCGGTCGCGGTGTCCAATTTCCCCGGCGGCAAGGTGGCGGAGCCGGTGATTCCACCCGCTCCCAGCGCCATTCCACCGGGCCTGCGCCCCTCTGCCCGGACGCCGCCCCCCACCGCCGCGGGCCTGACCGTGGAACGGCCGCAGCAGCGCACCCCCACGGCGCCCCCGGGCATCATGGCCCGCACGGGCGGCGCCTCAGGCCCGGCCACCACCCGTCCGCCCCCGCCAGTTCCGGACAGCGCGATGCCCAGCCGGGCCGGCGTGGCGACCACGGCGCCGCGCCCCGCCCCTCCGGCCGCCTCCCGGTTCGGGCTCGCGGTCATCGCGGGCTCCGCCCGGGGCCAGCGCTACAAGCTGCCTGTCACCGGTTGCGTCGTGGGCCGCCAGCGCGGCGCCATCCTGTTCGCGGACGACGCCTTCGTGTCGCCCCTACACGCCACCTTCCTGGTGAAGGATGGCGCGCTGTACGTGCGGGACGAGTCCAGCGCCTCGGGCGTCTTCGTCACGGTGGGGGGCACGGAAGCCCTCACCCCGCGCACCCACTTCAGCGCGGGCCAGCGCCTGTTCCGTTTCACGGGCCGACTGGAGCCCCAGCCCCCCGTGACGGGACGGCCCGCCATCTACGGCGCCCCGGTGCCACTGGGGCAGGCCGTCTACGGTGTGGAGGAGATGCTCGTCGGTGGCCGGGCGGGACGCGCGGTGGTGACGGCGGCGCCGCTGCTCACCATCGGCCTGGCCCACTGTGACTTGAGCTTCCCAGGCGACGAGGGCCTCGCGGGCCGCCACTGCGAGCTGTCCCCAACGCCCACCGGTGCCCTGCTGAGGGACTTGTCCGGGGGCCTGGGCACCTATGTGCGCCTCGCGAGCGGCGTCGAGCGTCCGCTGCGCCCGGGAGACCGCGTCCGCCTGGGACAGCATGTGCTTCAGGTGGAGACGCTGGGCTGA